One segment of Pyricularia oryzae 70-15 chromosome 3, whole genome shotgun sequence DNA contains the following:
- a CDS encoding cortical actin cytoskeleton protein asp1 — translation MDPRKQGRPSLNTVAGGGSRYSPAGASSSPVIAHENSSPNQATDNSTSPSLLPCRNRSLSSSSPTTSTSLFDTARWRRHTETVNARPERASSFSSPPPLSRPLKSLRASFSFSRRESGISETRNESPQAPGQPPRTHRSTSEDISRLQTVAPQDSSFASFRYLTDPSMPSSRSSLSEEHKRTSLSSMHSLASAMANTGSAVSVAGSDTSATPSQTPAASRSVSGTMISSSIGKGQSAEAGGAPQSEASTTQGSGNGSKDARTSNPGAMQPPPRPLQTNRDRSRAKRRFSGSTANSSHSPSSDRAVVKREKEEIRPAPLGKIGVCALDVKARSKPSRNILNRLIANKEFDVSVFGDKTILDEEVENWPVCDYLICFYSDGFPLDKAIAYVKARKPFCVNDVPMQQVLWDRRICLHLLNRLGVRTPQRIEVSRDGGPKILTPDMLEHIKRVSGLALEPSELLNLPKPKVVELLDDGDVLSVDGMLLKKPFVEKPTSGEDHNIIIYFPNSAGGGARKLFRKIGNKSSEYVEDLCVPRAITNPEESYVYEKFMKVDNAEDVKAYTVGPNYCHAETRKSPVVDGIVRRNTHGKEIRYVTALSTEEKDIASKISQTFGQRVCGFDLLRAGGKSYVIDVNGWSFVKDNDDYYERCASILKEMFIKERARRGGVTPPLPSPPVSTEGDPIAQRAVAAAAAAATAAAAAASNRTRTSVPQTPRLPAAGSTTHNDKDLQDPHATGSSALSSSLTSDGGSTATPDLSAVSSMLDTNDLLRQPSNTAPATVSTTPTQLQDLADQCQEETQPPPPPPKHSWKLKGIVSVIRHADRTPKQKYKFTFHTEPFIQLLRGHQEEVLLIGEAALASVANAVDQAMDAGIEDATKLRQLRNVLIKKGSWPGTKVQIKPMFRKQKSDASAADVTEAAGPLSPLSKSALEVGGADATTSGAQRQTPKRNDSLSEVTMSKFTAAENSLVLDKMQLIVKWGGEPTHSARYQAQELGEIIRNDLLLLNRDILDEVHVYSSSERRVTTSAQIWAANFLNQKDLPEDFITIRKDLLDDSNAAKDEMDKVKKKLKGLLRKGNERPPQFAWPDNMPEPSEVQTRVVQLMNFHRKVMEHNYAKLMNGNGISSSGSSTDKIVNTDDGSTTSMSSSLHQANTVNSIQSRWCSGEDPELFRERWEKLFAEFCDGDKVDPSKISELYDTMKFDALHNRQFLEWVFTPTKQMMEEEYGSMAGAKESKQASQPKETKDSEELPSKSSEEHRNGRSHALPDDKSDKSESGKSVKRIFRRRSWMNGLRHHGDSQPPEQYFHLYKGTNPKAKIESFFEPLRELYQLAKVLFDFICPQEYGISDTEKLEIGLLTSLPLLKEIVQDLEEMQASDEAKGFFYFTKESHIYTLLNCILEGGIETKIQRSTIPELDYLSQICFELYESEVKSPIGESAGAAGGQADVPTFQYSIRIAISPGCHVYDPLDVQLDSRHCISCAPRRSLTAHGDWKKVIETLRARFHQVKLPKSFVAVNLSDAFTFQEKQANDSEQADEAGGGDVLEMKKIAHTASASHTSVDTTSTDTTDKTVTEA, via the exons ATGGACCCCCGCAAGCAAGGTCGCCCCAGCTTGAATACAGTCGCAGGTGGTGGGTCGCGCTACTCGCCTGCAGGCGCATCTTCTTCACCTGTTATTGCCCACGAAAATTCGAGCCCAAACCAAGCAACAGACAATTCCACCTCCCCCAGTTTGCTGCCTTGTCGCAACCGTAgtctttcttcttcatcaccAACAACATCCACTAGCTTATTTGACACGGCACGGTGGCGTAGGCACACGGAAACTGTCAATGCTCGTCCCGAGCGTGCAAGCAGCTTTTCTTCGCCGCCTCCCCTGTCGCGCCCTCTGAAAAGTCTTAGGGCATCATTTTCCTTCAGTCGAAGGGAATCGGGTATTTCCGAGACGCGGAACGAGTCCCCACAAGCACCAGGCCAGCCTCCCCGTACTCACAGGAGCACAAGTGAGGATATATCACGCCTGCAAACTGTGGCTCCTCAGGACTCGTCATTTGCCAGCTTCCGCTATCTGACAGATCCTTCAATGCCATCTTCACGCTCTTCTCTTTCAGAAGAGCATAAACGGACGAGCCTGTCGTCTATGCACTCACTGGCTTCTGCCATGGCCAACACTGGTTCGGCAGTCTCGGTGGCTGGTTCAGATACCAGTGCTACGCCATCTCAGACCCCCGCCGCAAGTCGTAGTGTTTCCGGTACCATGATATCGTCTTCGATAGGAAAGGGTCAGTCCGCAGAGGCAGGTGGAGCCCCTCAATCCGAGGCATCAACTACGCAGGGCTCTGGCAACGGCTCAAAGGATGCTCGAACCTCGAACCCAGGGGCTATGCAGCCACCTCCACGGCCATTGCAAACTAACCGCGACCGCAGTCGAGCCAAGAGGCGATTCAGTGGAAGCACTGCCAATAGCAGCCACAGCCCCAGCAGTGACCGGGCTGTCGTGAAACGGGAGAAGGAGGAGATTCGTCCTGCTCCACTGGGCAAGATCGGTGTCTGCGCCCTGGATGTGAAGGCTCGGAGCAAGCCCAGCCGGAACATTCTCAACCGCTTGATAGCCAACAAGGAGTTTGATGTATCTGTCTTTGGTGACAAGACCATTCTAGACGAGGAGGTTGAGAATTGGCCAGTATG CGACTACCTGATATGTTTCTATTCAGATGGCTTTCCATTGGATAAGGCTATTGCATATGTCAAAGCCAGGAAGCCCTTTTGTGTCAATGATGTACCAATGCAACAGGTTCTCTGGGATCGTCGCATATGCTTGCATTTGCTCAACAGACTGGGAGTGCGCACCCCACAGAGGATTGAGGTCAGTCGAGATGGCGGCCCCAAGATCCTTACTCCGGACATGCTGGAGCACATCAAAAGGGTCAGCGGGCTTGCACTAGAGCCATCTGAGCTACTCAACTTGCCGAAACCCAAGGTTGTTGAGCTCTTGGATGACGGCGACGTTCTGAGTGTGGACGGAATGTTGCTTAAGAAGCCATTTGTCGAGAAGCCAACGAGCGGTGAAGATCACAACATCATCATTTACTTCCCCAACTCTGCCGGCGGAGGGGCACGCAAGTTGTTCCGCAAGATCGGCAACAAGAGCTCTGAGTACGTCGAGGACTTGTGTGTTCCTCGGGCGATCACAAATCCTGAGGAGAGTTACGTCTACGAAAAGTTTATGAAAGTAGACAACGCTGAGGACGTGAAGGCTTACACGGTGGGACCGAACTACTGCCACGCAGAGACACGCAAGTCCCCAGTAGTTGATGGCATTGTACGACGCAACACTCATGGCAAGGAAATTCGCTACGTAACTGCACTCAGCACCGAGGAGAAGGACATTGCCAGCAAGATATCGCAAACTTTTGGACAGCGTGTTTGTGGCTTTGATCTCCTGCGAGCAGGGGGTAAAAGTTATGTCATTGACGTCAACGGATGGAGTTTTGTCAAGGATAATGATGACTATTATGAGCGCTGTGCAAGTATTCTCAAGGAGATGTTCATCAAGGAAAGAGCGCGCAGAGGAGGTGTGACGCCACCGCTGCCATCGCCTCCGGTATCGACCGAAGGGGACCCTATTGCTCAACGAGCCGTCgcggcggccgccgccgctgccacagcagcagcagcagccgcatcAAATCGAACACGCACCTCAGTCCCCCAAACACCGCGCTTACCTGCCGCAGGTTCtacaacccataatgataAGGACTTGCAGGATCCCCACGCAACAGGTTCATCTGCGCTTAGCTCCAGTCTCACCTCGGAtggcggaagcactgcaacacCTGATTTATCGGCAGTCTCCTCTATGCTTGACACCAACGACCTCCTAAGGCAGCCATCCAACACGGCCCCGGCAACTGTCAGCACCACGCCTACGCAGCTACAGGATCTGGCGGACCAATGTCAAGAGGAGACACAGCCTCCGCCCCCGCCACCCAAACACTCCTGGAAACTGAAGGGAATTGTGTCTGTCATCAGACACGCCGATCGGACGCCGAAACAGAAGTACAAGTTCACATTCCATACTGAGCCTTTTATTCAGCTCCTCAGAGGTCACCAGGAGGAGGTCCTGCTGATCGGCGAGGCTGCGCTTGCGAGCGTTGCCAATGCTGTAGATCAAGCTATGGACGCCGGCATTGAAGATGCTACAAAACTCCGGCAGCTCCGCAATGTGTTGATCAAGAAGGGCTCGTGGCCGGGCACCAAGGTTCAGATCAAACCCATGTTCCGCAAGCAGAAGTCAGACGCTTCTGCAGCGGATGTCACCGAGGCTGCCGGTCCGTTATCACCTTTGTCCAAGTCTGCCCTCGAAGTAGGTGGCGCAGATGCTACTACATCTGGGGCACAACGGCAAACACCTAAGAGGAACGACTCGTTGTCTGAGGTCACCATGTCCAAGTTTACTGCCGCTGAGAACAGCCTTGTGCTGGACAAGATGCAACTTATTGTGAAATGGGGCGGAGAGCCGACGCACTCTGCAAGGTATCAGGCTCAAGAACTTGGCGAAATCATTCGGAATGATCTATTGCTTCTCAATCGCGATATCCTGGATGAGGTGCATGTCTACAGCAGCTCAGAGAGGCGCGTAACAACAAGCGCTCAGATCTGGGCGGCCAATTTCCTCAATCAGAAGGATCTTCCCGAGGACTTCATCACAATTCGCAAAGATCTGCTGGACGACTCGAACGCTGCCAAGGATGAAATGGACAAGGTGAAGAAAAAGCTCAAGGGCTTGCTGCGGAAGGGCAACGAACGGCCCCCGCAGTTTGCTTGGCCTGACAACATGCCAGAGCCCTCGGAAGTTCAGACGCGAGTTGTACAGCTGATGAACTTTCACCGCAAAGTAATGGAGCACAACTACGCAAAACTCATGAATGGAAATGGCATCAGCTCCTCAGGCTCGAGTACAGACAAGATTGTGAATACAGACGACGGGTCGACAACGTCGATGTCATCTTCGCTTCACCAGGCCAATACGGTCAACAGCATACAGTCTCGCTGGTGCTCTGGAGAAGACCCTGAGCTGTTCCGGGAGCGCTGGGAGAAGCTCTTTGCCGAGTTTTGCGATGGAGACAAGGTCGATCCTAGCAAGATATCCGAGCTGTACGACACCATGAAGTTTGATGCTCTACACAATAGGCAATTTCTTGAGTGGGTGTTCACGCCTACAAAGCAGATGATGGAAGAAGAGTATGGGAGTATGGCCGGCGCTAAGGAGAGCAAGCAGGCCTCGCAACCAAAGGAGACTAAGGATTCTGAGGAGCTGCCCTCCAAATCATCGGAAGAGCACAGAAATGGGAGAAGCCATGCTTTGCCGGATGATAAGAGCGACAAGTCGGAGTCTGGCAAATCCGTAAAACGTATCTTCCGAAGAAGGTCATGGATGAACGGGCTTAGGCATCACGGCGACTCGCAGCCTCCCGAGCAGTACTTTCACCTCTACAAGGGTACCAACCCCAAGGCCAAGATAGAGTCATTTTTCGAGCCTCTCCGTGAGCTTTACCAACTTGCAAAGGTTCTCTTCGATTTCATTTGCCCGCAAGAGTACGGCATCTCCGACACGGAGAAGCTTGAAATTGGTCTTTTGACTTCTTTGCCCCTTCTCAAGGAGATTGTTCAGGACCTCGAGGAGATGCAGGCCTCAGACGAAGCAAAGGGTTTCTTTTACTTCACAAAGGAGTCGCACATCTACACGTTGCTCAACTGCATTCTGGAGGGTGGTATCGAGACTAAGATTCAGCGGAGCACCATTCCAGAGCTCGACTATCTTTCCCAGATATGCTTCGAGCTGTACGAGAGCGAGGTCAAGTCTCCAATCGGGGAATCCGCGGGCGCGGCTGGCGGGCAGGCCGACGTCCCGACTTTCCAGTACAGCATCCGTATCGCAATCAGTCCCGGCTGCCACGTTTACGACCCCTTGGATGTGCAGCTCGACAGCCGACACTGCATTAGTTGTGCACCAAGGCGTAGTTTGACAGCTCACGGCGACTGGAAGAAGGTCATCGAGACTCTCAGGGCCCGTTTTCACCA GGTGAAATTGCCAAAGTCTTTTGTTGCCGTCAACCTCTCAGATGCTTTTACGTTCCAGGAAAAGCAAGCAAATGATTCGGAGCAGGCTGATGAGGCTGGAGGCGGTGACGTTCTCGAGATGAAGAAGATTGCGCATACTGCGTCAGCATCGCACACTTCAGTAGACACGACAAGTACCGACACAACAGACAAGACCGTGACGGAGGCCTAG
- a CDS encoding histidinol-phosphatase: MAFTMHSHSGQFCPGHAKDQLEDVILHAISIGYKTMGLSEHMPRTQLCDLYPEELVPDPHASLAELMPRHAAYMTEARRLQKKYADRITLLIGFEGEFIRSEYGTLVRSLADGNGDPSYFQNGDSKLVTDAGKVDYFIGSLHHGAGGIPIDFDRATYLRSVEAAGPNGEEDLFVHYYDQQFEMLQALRPPIVGHFDLIRLMSEEPGRNPSAWSPNRVWPLIKRNLAFVASYGGWLECNSSALRKGLAEPYPCRPIAEEWVRLGGKFTMSDDSHGIAQVATNYVRALDYLESLGVNEVWTYDRAKEGSELVEKGVSFTEFRGSLRLPTTASKTS; encoded by the exons ATGGCCTTCACAATGCACTCGCACTCCGGGCAATTCTGCCCGGGCCACGCAAAAGACCAGTTGGAAGACGTCATCCTCCATGCCATCAGCATAGGATACAAGACCATGGGTCTCAGTGAGCACATGCCACGGACCCAACTGTGCGATCTATATCCAGAAGAA CTTGTGCCTGACCCGCACGCCTCCCTCGCGGAGCTGATGCCGCGCCACGCTGCCTACATGACCGAGGCGCGTCGGCTGCAAAAGAAGTACGCCGATCGCATCACCCTCCTCATCGGCTTCGAGGGCGAGTTCATCCGGTCCGAGTACGGGACACTGGTGCGCTCGCTGGCCGACGGCAACGGCGACCCTTCCTACTTCCAGAACGGCGACAGCAAGCTTGTCACCGACGCCGGCAAGGTCGACTATTTCATCGGCTCGCTGCAccacggcgccggcggcatcCCCATCGACTTTGACCGCGCCACCTACCTACGCTCCGTTGAGGCCGCCGGCCCCAATGGCGAGGAGGATCTATTTGTGCACTACTACGACCAGCAGTTTGAGATGCTCCAGGCCCTGAGGCCACCCATCGTCGGCCACTTTGATCTGATCCGCCTGATGAGCGAGGAGCCTGGGCGCAATCCGAGCGCCTGGTCCCCGAACCGCGTCTGGCCGCTCATCAAGCGGAACCTCGCGTTCGTTGCGAGCTACGGCGGCTGGCTCGAGTGCAACTCGAGTGCGCTCCGCAAGGGGCTCGCCGAACCGTACCCGTGCCGGCCCATCGCGGAGGAATGGGTAAGGCTGGGCGGTAAGTTCACAATGTCTGACGACAGCCACGGCATCGCGCAGGTTGCCACAAACTATGTGCGAGCCCTGGACTACCTCGAGTCGCTCGGCGTGAACGAGGTCTGGACGTATGACCGAGCTAAAGAGGGATCAGAGCTTGTGGAGAAGGGTGTGTCGTTTACAGAGTTTCGCGGCTCCCTGAGACTCCCAACAACGGCGTCCAAGACATCCTGA
- a CDS encoding rhamnogalacturonan lyase, with product MQLIRILAAFSGITLRMVNAKLDAREQGGKYVLANDRLYTEIDKTNGVMTSVQLDGMDMLGRPSGSTGQGPYLDCYCTPSGFWTPGTHRSEYAFWSDNATWAGVRMRDTHRDTGQIMEQYWFIRDGETGLHTFSRVAYYNETHPFLRNLQELRTLFRPSTDIYTHLVTNERQFAPLPGVEAVKNQVVVQDATWWLGNTTNDAYVQKESDYFTKYTFMDVWKDHKAHGMFADGTKTPDNTTYGAFLVHNTVDTYFGGPLHSDLVVDGIVYNYMVSNHHGEQTPNITNGFDRTFGPSFFYFNHGPAGASIHDLRQDAEQYADPTWNAEFYDVIAPFVTNYVPTSSRSTFRLHVDLPQSAQNPVAILTENHHYHQDNVYDTKALQYWTRISPNGDAAIPRVAHGSYRLTIIADGIFGDYVKDDVVVSVSPTTPRTHARWREESAGTEIFRIGTPDKSSGEFKHGYEPDQTKPLQPEQYRIYWGAYDFVEDFPNGVTFKVGESKEVDDMNYIHWSVFGGRGNHRRPEPYFGNGDVNNWTIKFDVNEENIQKKREATFTVQLAGAKTAAGNTDVFNASEPHANLAYTVNVNGADLAPWIIPYYHSSSCGVRSAVICFNLAHKFTFDPTLLKPGENKIVLSLPYAAQNYESALLTSSVYVQYDALRLEIR from the exons ATGCAGCTCATCAGAATCCTGGCCGCCTTTTCAGGCATCACTTTGCGAATGGTAAATGCCAAACTCGACGCCCGCGAACAGGGTGGAAAGTATGTGCTGGCCAACGACCGGCTTTATACCGAGATTGACAAGACAAATGGCGTTATGACATCCGTACAGCTGGATGGGATGGACATGCTCGGAAGGCCATCGGGGTCCACCGGTCAAGGGCCGTACTTGGACTGCTACTGTACACCATCGGGCTTCTGGACGCCTGGAACACATCGATCAGAGTACGCCTTCTGGAGCGACAATGCCACCTGGGCCGGCGTCAGAATGCGAGACACGCATCGAGACACAGGCCAGATCATGGAGCAGTACTGGTTCATCCGCGATGGCGAAACTGGCTTGCATACTTTCTCAAGAGTGGCGTACTACAACGAGACGCACCCTTTCCTGAGAAATTTACAGGAGTTGAGGACGCTCTTTAGGCCCAGCACGGACATATACACCCATCTTGTCACGAATGAACGTCAATTTGCTCCACTTCCTGGAGTAGAGGCTGTCAAGAACCAGGTTGTCGTTCAGGATGCTACCTGGTGGCTTGGGAATACTACTAACGATGCTTATGTCCAGAAGGAGTCTGACTACTTTACCAAGTACACCTTTATGGATGTTTGGAAGGATCATAAAGCTCATGGGAT GTTCGCTGACGGCACAAAAACACCTGATAACACCACCTACGGTGCCTTTCTCGTCCATAATACGGTTGACACCTACTTTGGAGGGCCACTGCACTCCGATCTGGTGGTCGATGGGATTGTGTACAACTACATGG TCTCAAACCATCATGGCGAACAAACT CCAAACATTACCAATGGCTTTGATCGTACTTTTGGCCCA TCCTTCTTTTACTTCAATCATGGCCCAGCCGGGGCATCCATACACGACTTGCGACAGGACGCCGAACAGTACGCTGACCCGACTTGGAATGCCGAGTTCTACGATGTCATTGCTCCTTTCGTCACCAATTACGTCCCGACTTCCAGCCGCTCGACCTTTCGACTGCATGTAGATCTTCCTCAAAGTGCTCAGAATCCCGTGGCA ATTCTCACCGAGAACCATCACTACCATCAAGACAATGTCTACGACACAAAGGCGCTGCAATACTGGACTCGAATATCACCCAACGGCGATGCCGCCATCCCCCGAGTTGCGCACGGTAGCTATCGACTAACCATAATAGCTGACGGTATCTTCGGTGACTATGTCAAGGACGACGTTGTCGTTTCGGTTTCACCCACTACTCCACGTACACATGCCCGCTGGCGTGAGGAGTCAGCCGGCACCGAGATATTTCGCATCGGAACGCCGGATAAGAGTAGCGGCGAGTTCAAGCATGGCTACGAGCCGGACCAGACCAAGCCCCTGCAGCCAGAGCAGTATCGGATCTATTGGGGCGCCTATGACTTCGTGGAGGATTTCCCCAACGGGGTCACATTCAAGGTGGGGGAGAGCAAGGAGGTCGATGACATGAACTACATTCATTGGAGCGTATTTGGAGGCCGTGGGAATCATCGTCGGCCCGAACCATACT TTGGAAATGGAGACGTCAACAACTGGACCATCAAATTCGACGTCAACGAGGAAAACATACAGAAGAAGAGGGAGGCTACCTTTACGGTGCAACTGGCAGGGGCAAAAACGGCAGCGGGCAACACAGATGTTTTCAACGCCAGCGAACCGCACGCCAACCTGGCGTACACCGTGAACGTGAACGGCGCCGATCTTGCCCCCTGGATCATCCC ATATTACCATTCGAGCTCATGTGGTGTAAGGTCGGCAGTCATCTGCTTCAACCTAGCTCACAAGTTCACCTTTGACCCGACCCTTCTTAAGCCGGGGGAGAACAAGATCGTGTTGAGCCTGCCATATGCCGCGCAGAACTACGAGTCTGCACTACTGACAAGCTCGGTTTACGTACAATATGACGCGTTGAGGCTGGAGATCCGATAA